The Exiguobacterium aurantiacum DSM 6208 genome includes a window with the following:
- a CDS encoding HAD family hydrolase — translation MAVILFDIDGTLVDTTVPMTKAIHKALEQLPHLPKPSEDAVRSGYGLAGNAFWEHVIPEATLEEIRQIRKLRHETLEQAMAGQDVLFDGIYEMLETLHTNGHTLTTASNCGVHYLNLILDSQGIRRFMTAPECLESVSGEKKADILTAHRLRHGDTDYVMVGDRKSDVEAARAHDFPVVLTGFGFGNDEEWALADHVIATPADLIEWVEQ, via the coding sequence ATGGCAGTCATTTTATTTGATATTGACGGGACGCTCGTCGACACGACGGTCCCGATGACGAAAGCGATTCACAAGGCGCTAGAGCAACTCCCGCACTTACCGAAACCGAGTGAGGACGCTGTCCGGTCAGGATACGGTTTGGCAGGTAACGCGTTTTGGGAACACGTCATCCCGGAAGCGACGCTCGAGGAGATTCGACAAATCCGCAAATTGCGCCATGAGACGCTTGAACAAGCGATGGCAGGCCAAGACGTCTTGTTCGACGGGATTTATGAGATGCTCGAGACACTTCATACGAACGGTCATACGTTGACGACGGCGAGCAACTGTGGCGTCCACTATTTGAATTTGATTCTCGACTCGCAAGGGATCCGACGCTTCATGACCGCGCCGGAATGTTTGGAATCGGTGAGTGGGGAAAAGAAAGCCGATATTTTGACGGCGCACCGACTTCGTCACGGCGACACGGACTACGTCATGGTCGGTGATCGCAAGTCCGACGTCGAGGCGGCACGGGCTCACGACTTCCCGGTCGTCTTGACCGGATTCGGTTTCGGCAATGACGAGGAATGGGCGCTCGCGGATCATGTGATCGCCACCCCGGCCGATCTGATTGAATGGGTCGAACAGTGA